Proteins from a genomic interval of Medicago truncatula cultivar Jemalong A17 chromosome 3, MtrunA17r5.0-ANR, whole genome shotgun sequence:
- the LOC11441112 gene encoding mitogen-activated protein kinase 7, with protein MATLVHPVNRKRPRRKHCYKMWETLFDIHTKYRPIKPIGRGTYGVVCSSINMDTNEKVAIKKISNVFDDCGDALRTLREMKLLRHVRHENVISLKDVMIPDQRTSFKDVYLVYELMDKDLHRIIKSSKPLSNNHCKLFLVQLLQGLNYLHSANILHRDLKPENLLVNANCDLKICDLGLARENQVDGEIMTEYVVTRWYRAPELLLGCGNYGTSIDVWSVGCLFAEMLGRKPIFPGKDSLHQMKLIISVLGSQKSDLDLIVNPKTKAFIKSLPYTQGTHFSQLYPQADPLAMDLLQKMLVFDPTKRISASEALQHPYMADLCDDQWRNPHPQVPVNLNIDEDWDNKIIREMMWNEMLHYHHEAAFVNA; from the exons ATGGCAACTTTAGTCCACCCCGTGAACAGAAAAAGGCCAAGGAGAAAGCATTGTTATAAGATGTGGGAAACATTGTTTGATATTCATACAAAGTACCGTCCAATCAAGCCTATTGGCCGAGGAACATATGGCGTGGTGTGCTCATCCATCAATATGGATACCAACGAGAAAGTGGCAATCAAGAAGATTAGCAACGTATTTGATGATTGTGGTGATGCACTCAGAACTTTAAGGGAGATGAAGTTGCTTCGACATGTTCGGCATGAGAATGTGATTTCTCTGAAAGATGTTATGATACCAGACCAAAGAACAAGTTTTAAGGATGTCTACTTGGTCTATGAACTCATGGATAAAGACCTTCATCGTATTATCAAGTCCTCTAAGCCACTTTCCAATAATCATTGCAAACTCTTCTTAGTTCAG TTACTTCAAGGTCTTAATTATCTCCATTCTGCAAATATTCTTCACCGGGACCTGAAGCCTGAGAATCTGCTCGTCAACGCAAATTGTGATTTGAAGATATGTGATTTAGGGCTTGCTCGGGAAAATCAAGTTGATGGTGAGATTATGACAGAGTATGTTGTCACGCGTTGGTATCGAGCTCCGGAGCTTCTATTAGGTTGTGGCAATTACGGAACCTCCATCGATGTGTGGTCCGTAGGATGCCTTTTTGCTGAGATGCTTGGTAGAAAGCCAATTTTCCCCGGAAAGGACTCATTGCACCAAATGAAACTAATTATAAGTGTTCTTGGAAGCCAAAAGTCTGATCTTGATTTAATAGTTAATCCAAAAACCAAGGCATTTATCAAATCACTTCCCTATACACAGGGTACACACTTCTCTCAGCTATACCCACAAGCAGATCCATTAGCCATGGATCTATTACAAAAAATGCTTGTGTTTGATCCAACTAAAAGAATTTCTGCATCAGAAGCACTCCAACATCCATATATGGCTGATCTATGTGATGATCAATGGCGTAACCCTCATCCTCAAGTTCCAGTCAATCTTAACATTGATGAAGATTGGGATAACAAGATAATTAGGGAAATGATGTGGAATGAGATGCTTCATTACCATCATGAAGCTGCTTTTGTCAATGCATAG
- the LOC112420180 gene encoding G2/mitotic-specific cyclin-2 produces the protein MPETLYLCVNILDRVLSKINFEVKTMEKLKLIGLSSLLLASKYEQRRAVGVYDVEYLADYIYMPEEICQMEKLILQELGWILTVPTPYVFLVRNIRACNLSDEDKIMEHMVFFFSELSLTNHSIVCDYKPSMIAACAVYLARFIVGRLGSVRMQVLVVLLLSEKLWFGTV, from the exons ATGCCGGAAACGCTTTATCTCTGTGTCAACATCCTTGACCGCGTactttccaaaatcaattttgaagtCAAGACAATGGAGAAACTTAAACTTATCGGTCTCTCTTCATTGTTGTTGGCTTCCAAGTATGAACAAAGAAGAGCGGTTGGTGTTTACGACGTTGAATACTTGgctgattatatttatatgccAGAAGAAATATGTCAAATGGAGAAGCTTATCCTGCAAGAACTTGGTTGGATTTTAACAGTTCCAACACcttatgtttttcttgttagAAACATAAGGGCATGTAATTTATCGGATGAAGACAAGATCATGGAGCACATggtgtttttcttttctgaacTCAGCTTAACAAATCATTCTATTGTGTGCGACTACAAGCCTTCTATGATTGCTGCTTGTGCCGTGTATCTTGCAAGGTTTATTGTTGGAAG ATTAGGTAGTGTACGTATGCAAGTGCTGGTGGTTCTTTTGTTATCTGAGAAGCTTTGGTTCGGTACGGTTTAG
- the LOC11438669 gene encoding G2/mitotic-specific cyclin S13-7: MLCFHSKVSSLHDSEKLISNEKKKFSDYDDDLYKFYHLEESQIQGNSNGFKVDSQIRKNVVDWLIQTHYEQKLMPETFYLCVNILDRVLSKINFEVKTMEKLKLIGLSSLLLASKYEQRKAVGVYHVEYMADYIYMPEEICQMEKLILQELGWILTVPTPYVFLVRNVKACVSSDEDKIMENMVFFFSELSLTNHSIVCDYKPSLIAACSVYCARFVVERYPFWSNDLKMCTGYSEENLLSCAHVMMKSCIQICGEGIMEVFKKFSSLYQCRVSCVAQEFLKV; encoded by the coding sequence ATGCTTTGTTTTCACTCCAAAGTTTCAAGTTTACATGATTCAGAAAAGCTCATCTCcaatgaaaaaaagaagtttagtgattatgatgatgatctATACAAATTTTATCACCTTGAAGAGTCTCAAATCCAGGGAAACTCAAACGGGTTCAAGGTAGATTCTCAAATTAGAAAGAATGTCGTAGATTGGTTGATACAAACACACTACGAACAAAAGCTGATGCCGGAAACGTTTTATCTCTGTGTCAACATCCTTGACCGAGTactttccaaaatcaattttgaagtCAAGACGATGGAGAAACTTAAACTCATCGGTCTCTCTTCGTTGTTGTTGGCTTCCAAATATGAACAAAGAAAAGCTGTTGGTGTTTACCACGTCGAGTACATGgctgattatatttatatgccAGAAGAAATATGTCAAATGGAGAAGCTTATCCTGCAAGAACTTGGTTGGATTTTAACGGTTCCAACACcttatgtttttcttgttagAAACGTAAAGGCATGTGTTTCTTCTGATGAAGACAAGATCATGGAGAACATGGTGTTTTTCTTTTCGGAACTCAGCTTGACAAATCATTCCATTGTCTGCGACTACAAGCCTTCATTGATTGCTGCTTGTTCCGTGTATTGTGCAAGGTTTGTTGTTGAAAGGTATCCCTTTTGGAGCAATGATTTGAAGATGTGTACAGGGTACTCTGAGGAAAACTTGTTGTCTTGTGCACACGTTATGATGAAATCGTGCATTCAAATTTGTGGAGAGGGAATCATGGAAGTCTTTaagaaattttcaagtttatatcAATGTAGGGTTTCATGTGTTGCTCAAGAATTTTTGaaagtttaa